One Phoenix dactylifera cultivar Barhee BC4 chromosome 8, palm_55x_up_171113_PBpolish2nd_filt_p, whole genome shotgun sequence genomic window carries:
- the LOC103718280 gene encoding probable carboxylesterase 2 — protein MDPSGGEIAVEILPFIRTYKDGRVERLLPTDFVPPSLDPTSGLTSKDVMIDRETNVSARLYLPDLASLHPSQKLPILVYFHGGGFCIGSPFWTQYHNHLNSLVTRANVVAVSVDYRLAPENPIPAAYEDSWRALQWVVSHSEGAGPEPWLAEHGDFSRVFLAGDSAGANIVHNIVMGAKARIEGVVLLHPFFWGSERMGCEKNRDDKPLLDPVTTDLMWSLVCPGAAGSDDPRLNPMAKGAPSLAGLGCGRVLVVVAERDLLRDRGRAYYEALKGSGWGGMVELFETKGEDHVFHLFEPACEKALELFQRLAGFIRGE, from the coding sequence ATGGATCCTAGCGGGGGCGAAATCGCAGTGGAAATCCTCCCCTTCATCCGAACCTACAAGGACGGCCGCGTCGAACGCCTTCTCCCCACCGACTTCGTACCTCCCTCACTCGATCCCACCAGCGGCCTCACCTCCAAGGACGTCATGATCGATCGCGAGACCAACGTATCCGCCCGCCTCTACCTCCCCGACCTCGCCTCCCTCCACCCTTCTCAGAAGCTCCCCATCCTCGTCTATTTCCACGGCGGCGGCTTCTGCATCGGGAGCCCCTTCTGGACCCAGTACCACAACCATCTTAACTCCCTCGTCACCAGAGCCAATGTGGTCGCCGTGTCGGTCGACTACCGgctggcgccggaaaacccCATCCCGGCGGCCTACGAGGACTCGTGGCGCGCGCTCCAATGGGTGGTGTCCCACTCAGAGGGGGCCGGGCCCGAGCCCTGGCTCGCCGAGCACGGGGACTTTTCGCGCGTGTTCTTGGCCGGCGACAGCGCCGGCGCCAACATCGTCCACAACATTGTGATGGGGGCGAAGGCGAGGATCGAGGGGGTGGTGCTGTTGCACCCGTTCTTCTGGGGATCGGAGCGGATGGGGTGCGAGAAGAACCGAGACGACAAGCCGTTGCTTGACCCGGTGACAACGGACCTTATGTGGTCGCTCGTGTGCCCGGGCGCGGCCGGGAGCGACGACCCGCGGTTGAACCCGATGGCGAAAGGGGCGCCGAGCCTGGCGGGGCTGGGATGCGGGCGGGTGCTGGTGGTCGTGGCGGAGAGGGATCTGTTGAGGGATAGGGGGAGAGCGTATTACGAGGCTTTGAAGGGGAGTGGGTGGGGAGGGATGGTGGAGCTGTTTGAGACGAAAGGCGAGGATCACGTCTTCCATCTGTTCGAGCCTGCGTGTGAGAAGGCTTTGGAGTTGTTCCAGCGTTTGGCTGGTTTCATCAGGGGTGAGTAG